One Setaria viridis chromosome 7, Setaria_viridis_v4.0, whole genome shotgun sequence genomic region harbors:
- the LOC117863366 gene encoding probable glycerol-3-phosphate dehydrogenase [NAD(+)] 1, cytosolic: MVTALPNESATSKSVYFAHCTSEMIFITHVLTEQPEKLAGPLLANTYVIFLKGHRVWYGQMLAKGELSPDMGDSLRGKGMIQGISAVGAFFELLSRPSLSVQHPEENKQVAPAELYPILKRLHNWRIDVKRELPARDILQALRDETMKDPRERIEMVQSHAFRPSLLGKP, translated from the exons ATGGTGACAGCTTTACCAAATGAGAGTGCAACAAGCAAATCAGTATATTTTGCTCATTGCACATCAGAGATGATATTCATTACTCACGTGCTAACAGAACAACCTGAGAAACTTGCTGGTCCTCTGCTGGCTAACACATATGTAATTTTCCTAAAAGGTCACAGAGTATGGTATGGACAAATGCTTGCCAAGGGAGAGTTGAGTCCTGACATGGGTGATAGTCTCAGGGGAAAGGGAATGATTCAG GGTATCTCTGCCGTTGGTGCATTTTTTGAGCTGCTTAGTCGACCCAGCTTAAGTGTGCAACACCcagaagaaaacaaacaagTTGCTCCTGCTGAACTATACCCAATCCTGAAGAGGCTGCATAACTGGAGAATTGACG TGAAAAG GGAGCTCCCAGCAAGAgacattctccaagccttgagggATGAAACGATGAAAGATCCTCGCGAAAGGATTGAGATGGTACAAAGCCACGCATTCCGCCCATCTCTCCTTGGAAAACCATGA
- the LOC117863167 gene encoding cytochrome P450 87A3: MQPYLQLASLRLATTIPLSRKLYTANLLAISEAMAAIAYIALCAAALAVLAALLRWAYRWNHPKSKGRLPPGSMGIPLIGETLQFFAPNPTCDVSPFVKERVRRYGSIFKTSIVGRQVVVSADPDMNYFVFQQEGKLFESWYPDTFTEIFGRDNVGSLHGFMYKYLKTLVLRLYGQENLKAALVAETDAACRGSLTAWAAQPSVELKEGLSTMIFDLTAKKLIGYEPSKSSECLRKNFVAFIRGLISFPLNIPGTAYHECMEGRKNAMKVLKSMMKERMADPERRCEDFFDHVIQELRREKPLLTETIALDLMFVLLFASFETTALALTLGVKLLTENPKVVDALREEHDAIARNRKDPDAPVTWAEYRSMTFTNQVIMEMVRLANIVPGIFRKALQDVEIKGYTIPAGWGIMVCPPAVHLNADIYEDPLAFNPWRWQDKPEITGGTKHFMAFGGGLRFCVGTDFSRVLMATFIHSLVTKYSWRTVKGGNIVRTPGLGFPDGFHIQLVPRN, translated from the exons ATGCAACCATATCTTCAGCTAGCTTCTCTCCGCCTCGCCACCACCATCCCTCTCTCCCGGAAATTATATACCGCGAACCTTCTCGCCATCTCGGAGGCCATGGCCGCCATTGCCTATATAGCTCTCTGCGCCGCGGCATTGGcggtcctcgccgcgctcctccgcTGGGCGTACAGGTGGAACCACCCCAAGTCGAAGGGCAGGCTCCCGCCAGGCTCCATGGGCATCCCCCTCATCGGCGAGACGCTGCAGTTCTTCGCGCCGAACCCGACCTGCGACGTCTCCCCCTTCGTGAAGGAGAGGGTGAGGCGGTACGGGAGCATCTTCAAGACCAGCATCGTGGGGCGGCAGGTGGTGGTGTCGGCGGACCCGGACATGAACTACTTCGTGTTCCAGCAGGAGGGGAAGCTGTTTGAGAGCTGGTACCCGGACACCTTCACCGAGATCTTCGGCCGCGACAACGTCGGCTCGCTGCACGGGTTCATGTACAAGTACCTCAAGACCCTCGTGCTCCGCCTCTACGGCCAGGAGAACCTCAaggcggcgctcgtcgccgAGACCGATGCCGCGTGCCGCGGCAGCCTCACCGCGTGGGCGGCGCAGCCCAGCGTCGAGCTCAAAGAAGGCCTCTCCACT ATGATATTTGATCTTACCGCCAAGAAGCTGATAGGCTACGAGCCGTCCAAGTCGTCGGAGTGCCTGAGGAAGAACTTCGTGGCGTTCATCCGCGGGCTGATTTCTTTCCCTCTGAACATCCCCGGCACGGCCTACCATGAATGCATGGAG GGCCGGAAGAACGCGATGAAGGTGCTGAAGAGCATGATGAAGGAGCGGATGGCGGATCCGGAGCGGCGGTGCGAGGACTTCTTCGACCACGTGATCCAGGAACTCCGGAGGGAGAAGCCGCTCCTGACGGAGACCATCGCGCTGGACCTCATGTTCGTGCTCCTCTTCGCCAGCTTCGAGACCACGGCGCTGGCGCTCACCCTCGGTGTCAAGCTCCTCACCGAGAACCCCAAGGTCGTCGACGCGTTGAGG GAGGAGCATGACGCGATCGCCAGGAACAGGAAGGACCCGGATGCCCCGGTCACGTGGGCCGAGTACAGATCGATGACCTTCACGAACCAG GTCATCATGGAGATGGTGAGGCTCGCAAACATCGTGCCGGGAATTTTCCGGAAGGCCCTGCAAGACGTTGAGATCAAAG GCTATACGATTCCGGCGGGATGGGGTATCATGGTGTGCCCACCGGCTGTGCACTTGAACGCTGACATATACGAAGACCCGTTGGCGTTCAACCCATGGAGGTGGCAG GACAAGCCTGAAATCACCGGAGGAACGAAGCATTTCATGGCGTTTGGAGGTGGCCTTCGGTTCTGCGTTGGGACCGATTTCAGCAGGGTCCTGATGGCGACGTTCATCCACAGTCTGGTTACAAAATACAG TTGGAGAACAGTAAAAGGCGGGAACATAGTCCGGACCCCTGGCCTTGGCTTCCCAGATGGGTTTCACATCCAGCTTGTCCCTAGGAATTGA